aaaatcaattatttacctGTTTCCAAATTCAGAACGACCTTGCAACGTCGGTTATTTTACCGGGTATTTCAtacgtaattattaaaaatattgttgtatcgTATTCGCGTTGTCCTTAatgaaaaagataataatatgttaaggCAAGCAAGgatactattatttatttacgttctgcatatatttttgacattgaAACAGGATTGATTAAGAGAGAACAAAAACATGATAATGTATTTATCAAGAGTAAAGaagttaataaatgtatacgttcaacaaaaaacgcaatatatattttgagataataatgtcatttttgtttcggaaacatttatcatttttatgacACCAAGGTATGCATAACGGATGTAAATAATTAGTGTCTTACTTCTCTCACGCtgtaaaaaattgaaatggaaTAAAGCTACTTTTAAAAAGTTGAGTGAGAGAATATTGATAAAATCTATGTTGAGGTAATTAATTGATCGAACGTCTGCCAGCGAAACCAAAATGGATTATTAGGATGGAAGTTATTGTCAAAGTTGGtgtagataattaatttaaattgtcgcttttgattaattaattatttaacaacgTTAAATAACGTCAATGTGTTAGATTTCAATAggtatttctaatttaaatttatattacattatgatgatacaaaaaacatattaaagatCTACGCTGCATTTAGAAATATCATGAAACATTAATTGATACTAAAAAACTCCCAATAGAGTTTGGAAGAAGCGTTATTGTTCACCCACTGTCATAAAATCCATAATGAAAAAGTTTGGTCCATAGAGGTCACTCCTTAAATTAAACTGCCATCGCTTATGTTCTAgaaacatttattcatttatattattaagacGTGTTACGTAATTGTACAGATCAAGGATTTTATGAAGCAGTAAACATAATCTTATATCGCGAACATTAAACGAAAATCGTCTCGATTTTGTACCTACGGAGGTTTTGAAGGCAGCTGTGAATTCATTACATTCTGTTGCAATCATAAAGTCATAAAAGGACAAGTCTGAGAGGCGAacataaagtataaaatgtatttttatttttgtgtcatgttcatatttacattattaattaaatattactctGTTATCATTTGCTTCAGTTACCACAGGTGTATTGCTGACATTTGTCTGCCTTACACCTAAATAACGTAAATTGGAGCAATGTACCCATATAATGtacagcaaaaataaacaagtgaaatattattacaataataagcAAGTACGCTTTGTCCTTTATTTAACCTACGctagtaaattttaatatccgACTTATGACCGATCCAATTACATGCTAATACTCAAAGGTAAATCTGCTAAATAATGTTTTGGCTAATTTAACGATTAATTTTTGTACCTGTAAATAATTTCCACTTTTATCACCTTCAAATTGATTCCTTATTAAActgactatttttaaataataaacttcaGAGGCAGTAGTAGAAAAGAGAGAACATGCTCGACATTTAGGTTAGCCCTATACCCAAGGGAAGGTTTAAGTGGTCAGAAAATATGGAACAATTGcggcaaagaaaaaaatactacgcgggtgaaaccgcgggaaacaactagttgttcgttagtctcgctaaaactcgggAACAACcaaaccgatttggcttattttagtcttaaaatatttgtgtaaattcaaggaaggtttaaacggtagTAAAATATGAGAACATAGCGAAAAAGATACTGTATATCAACTGTTAGGTGGTAcctacgtagttcgccgggataGCTAATGTCTTATAAATATACGATAGTAAGTGAAATATGACCGTGTCTACATGGGCAATAAACTTTATGTACCCCTTTTGCCCGGCATCCTAACATATTAATAGGTGGTCTAAATCCGTCTGCAAAATACCCAGATTGCACTAGAGATCGATTTGCTAAGCAATGGGTAAATGAGGCTATCTTACTCCTCGCTTTCATATTTGTTGACGCTGACTTATAatcaaactttaatttattatatctacACAGTAGGTAccgatttattgttttatgatgaccaaaattaatatcttatgGAGGTTTTGGTGATGGTATTGAAAGGAGAttctgtgtaaaaaaatattgcctgTTTTTATCCGAATATCTTTAGTTTTCTCCTATCATACTAACTAGAGCACCACCATTCTTCGTTATTATGGTTAGGCCTTGGTGTTGGGTTGTACCTACAttgatctatattttatttataattatgtattttatttatatatttttatgtatgtttatttttcagttcaCTTAACCTTTTTGTTTGTGGCTGACGTGTTATGGTGTATTGCAGAGTAACCCCCGGGGCGAGATGTTCGCGAGCATCTCTAGCTCTCTCATGGAAAGGTTTCGATTCGACAGCAGTGTCAGTGCCGACAGTAGTTTCCAGGTTCGCCTCGCATTGCTGTTCAATGTCTCATTTCATTCATCGGTCCTAAACTGAGATATGTTCAGGAGATTCTCATCTCATATCACTTTTGCTAAGCACttaatgtttttctattttttctattaacaatCACTAATTTCACACCGTAAGGAATTGATGGCTTTCTGGTCAAACAGCGCCACCTAGTTTATAATCGGCgaaatagtaaatatatttctggTTTACTCAATAGATGTCGCGGCTATGCTATGTGTGGTTTaaattctttgaatattttttctttatttatttaatcatttttagaaTAAACATGATTAAGAAATCATTATCTTAggtaaatattacaatagaatAGTTGGAGAGTTTACAATAATTAGTCTAAAGAACTCATTACGTCTTATCCCCCTAATGATTAAATGGGACGCTAATTAGCCAACATCTAAACATCAAAAAACTTGACCACCCAACTAATATCAATTACTCCCAGTAAATTGTAAAACTAGGCGTTTTAATTACTGGCAAAAACTACAATTCATATCCATCCAATTAACTGTATTACTTCCCAAGGGTACTCACACACCAAAACAATACTTGGAAAGTCCAGACGCTTGGCTAGCATTCACAACTAGAGTTCCTTATAGTGTGAAGTGCGTTGGTCCCACGGGATGTGCGAGTAGTAAAGACAAAATAAGATCGATTCCAATGTGTGAGTTACTAAACCCacacatttaaatttttattagtaGTCCACACTGAATTGCGTCAATCAGTAACCACGCTCGTAATTCCCCCAGTCACTGAGTCTTCCCTCTCAGCTGCTCCAGCTGTGTGCGTGCGCTATATTTAATCATCCTTATGTGTGGCCCTGTTCATACTGGCACCATGTGTGCGTTGCCAATGAAGTCTATCCTCTAGGCCAGATGATCTCAAACTATTTacagttgaaaaataattaaattaaaattatcatcatcctGAAAATGCAAAACATCTTATGGCATACTTTAGCCCTCTTTTTTTCTTCCGTAAACCAACAAACCTTGTGGCGTTACTAATTGAAACTCGCTAATTAATGATTAATAGACAGCTAATTATCATCTGTTGGCCtgattattattgttgttagcGTGTGTTGCGCTTTGATAACAGTTGCGGCCAAAGCTTTGGGTTGGCTGCACGGCGCGCACAGGATGCTCGCTTAATCAGTATGACTCAAAGTTTGAGAACCGCTTGCAGtgtctaatattaaaattaatattcccGCTGCCCCAGTCGCGCCTGGGCTCTCGGGAGTGCTGTACTGTGCACTTTCTTGAAATGAATTCAATCACATGTTGCTTTACCAATAAATGTGATCGTTCAGAGAACCTCATAGATAATTGTGTTTGCGTTAGATAACACACGACTGATATTGTGGACTTTTAAATTCGATTTAGTGAGTGAAGCATGATGGCAGAGACAGTTTGCTTCAAGTAGTTGGTGAATAATTTAGTGGTAGTGATCTAGTTCTATTAGGGACAGTAAGAATATATCGGATTGTTGTTAAAATGGGTGTGACGGAGTACGATTGGGATTCTTACAATGGATACTATTCAGTAAGTTTATTGCCTTCAAATCCTCGACtgttttttgtaacttttttataaataatcgctaaataaatactttatcacCTGCCCACTCAAAACTAACTCTTAGTCATTACATTTCGTAAACGTCGAAAATAGTATATTGGATGAAGTTACAATACAAATGTAGGTAGGTAGCTGGGTATATGATGACACCATATTACCTACTTACAGTCATATCATTATTAAGaacttaataaacaaactctttattACTCATACTATCAATAAACACACTATATCATAACGTTATCagtttaaatatgttatattcACTTATGCATTAACAATTATTCCTTTAATTATTCTTATCGAACTACCCTCAATAAGTTTTGACgaacaatcataataatattgcggcaatgcaataaaatatgtaaaacaatatcattGTTATGAGTGGTTGTTTGATTTGTGACCTCATTTGTAGCAGGAAAAGGAATTAAATTGATGATAACGCTCGGCGGCCATGTTGTTTGTCACTTTAAACGTCCCGCCTGCAACTAACTCACAGATACATAGGGCGTGTCGTGTAAAATGATGGGTGGATTTCAAATGTATGCATATGAAAACTGATCAAATACTGATTGCATTTATTAGTAATTACATCATTGAGtctctgtaacattgatggttcTTATGAAAAAGATGAACACGGTATTATGTACTCACTATTCAGGTCTCAAGTTGTATAATAGTATAACGAAACGAAATAGAGAACCCAgcgtaaatatttgaatagtaCCCGTATATCTCATTCGGACCTCATCTAGttaatttagtaacaaaaacatgCGGGATCAGTAAAGTAAAgtagttttcaaattaaacacaaatatgCATCACAAAACATTCCTATCTGCCTTACATAGATAATCTAGAAGCGTTAGATAATCTAGATAGATACGAACCAGTATTAAATAGAGAGTTAAGAgacattattttgataatggACATTGCACCTGTAAGTAGTCGCCGGCCATTATTTTTAGCCGCGTCTTGCATCCGCATCAGTTATAACTACACGTAAATGTTTATGTTCCAACTAACGTGGTACAGTTTCGAAATCTTCCGAGAACATTCACATGTTGTTGAACAGCGTTCACGTTTTAGAACGCTGTGTTATTGGTTTTCATGTTACGATTATATACAGTTCCTTTAGATATTAGATACGATTATAACGAATAGTGTACAAATGTTAACAAATTTGTTATGCTGTAATATTAGTTAACAAATATATAGATagttttatatacatacataacgttgaaaattatttcgtaattcaattcaaaatgcTAAAACTAGTTCTGCATCTACTCAAAAATTCTTAACAACTATGTATAACATGAGAATAATTCTCCTCTAGGGTGAAGAATCTGTCGGTTCGATTAACACAATGTCGATATGCAAGTCGGAACTTCTGTTCTCCCCCGTAAAAGAGGGCGGTCACGGCGTTCACTTCAGCGTGGACAGCCTTGACTGCGAGCTGCCCTCCGAGCAGGACCTCATCCTCACCTGCCAGGCCAACAAGGACAACTACACCATCGCATTTGAGGGCAGTCTCACCACATACTCTGAGGACAGTGAGTGCGTTGAACCGGCCGTCAATCAAAAACATGGTACGAAACAGTTCCTCAACTACTGATGCATTCCACGATAATGATTCAATGTTTACTCAGTTTGCCATGACGCTAATTTCTGATACTGAATCATTGCCGCATGCATAATTACTCATGATAACTTGCCAACTCATAAACATTACGTTTTCAGACAAATTGGGCGAGGAAGACACCTTAGTTTTAGATAACGATGAAAGAACGCGCAGgaatttagaattattagaGAGATGTAAGAAATTAACTAATAAGCTAACTACGTCTATGGCAAGGAGCGATTTAGGATTAACTACTTGGAGTAAGCTTAAGAAACAAACAAGTCAGTCACCCTTAAGGAggtaaagtatttaataatattatctacagAGAATTTTGTGTTTGTTAACTTTGCTCACCTATTCAATAACgcttgtgtttttattttctagacaCCCATCGGGAAACAATAATGAAGGTTCACACGAAGCGACTGATGCAACAGACGACAACATGAGCAATTCAGTTATCAAAAGCCAAAGTTTGCCAAACCTGTACAGGAGGAAACTTATGAGTAGTTCCATAAATTCGGCAGCTCTAAGTAATTCAACGGTATGTATTAGTCTTTAGCCTGCTAAACATTTTAGATATTTCGCTTTATGTCCCTAAgttgaattataattatcttttatttacagGTTGACTCGTTCACGGTGAATCAACGACTTACAGGCAACCCCATGTGCATGAAAGTATACGATGTTTCGCAACACCGATCGACCCAAGGAAGCCAACACTCGGAACCTATGAGCACATCTTCAACTGAAAATCAAACGTCTTCTGATAAAAGTCAGCCAAAACAAACATTTAGCTTGGTTaagttatttatgaaacaaaagagCATGAGCAACGATGGTATTGTTAGCATGGAGCAGTTAGACAGATCAGAGTGCTGGCCGTCGAGCTCGGGCGGCGAGAGTGGCGAGTCCATGGGAGAACAGAAACTCTCAGATTCGAAAACAGCAATCTCTGAACGGCCACAGATAGATATACCTGCTTCTGAAGTAGAAGAAACCTCTTCTGTTGTGTACGAAGAGATCCCTTCGAGTATTAATCCATATAATAACAGAGTATACGACGAAGTATTAATTGAAGAAGAGGAAACTGGCGATGGTGTAAAATTAAGTGATAGTGAATCGAGTAACCTTTATGCCACCGTTAGCAAACCTCACGTTAAGAGAACTAATTTAAACGTCGTAAATAGTCCGTCTAGAATGAGAAGCAACAGAAAGTCTTGTTCCTCTCAGTCTTCAGCAACTAGCGTTAGTATTTCCAGCTGTTCCGAATCTGATGGAACACAAATTACCAGAATGAATAGACTTTTGCAACGTGAACAGTGTGACAATAAATCAACGTCCACTCATCTTGGTTCAGATACTATTGATAAAAGCATTCAAACATCTAGCATGCAAGTATCAAGTGTATCACAAAGAGAATTATTTAAGATCGTCGAACCGTCAtttttagaaaaactaaaagaagGGGATTGTGAAAAACCTGTTTTCGTGTTATATCCTAATTATACTCTCCCAGATATAAGTTTCCTTAATGGAAGacccaatatttatttaaatccgcTAAAAGTAAACGTTTCTCCAAGATCGAATGAAAGCAAGAGAAACCGATTGCAAGTGAAAGGCAAGCGCCCGTTTTCATGCAATGACCTTGaagctttaaagaaaaaaggaCTCGGACATATAAGAGATTGGGATTCACTCAACTTCTTACTACCTATGGAATGCAAGCAATTATTGTCCGAGGTCCCTGAACTTATGCATCACGTAAAAGATAAAGAAGTTGCGCCGAAATGTAACGACAAGTTTTGCAGCGCGGCACCATCTTCGAGGTCTAAGAACCGACCCATGAGCTGCGACTGCAATAACTTGGCTGGAAATACTACAGCTGTATCTTCAAGCTCGAGCACAGCTACTCAGCCCTCGTCAGGTTACCGTGGTTCATCAACCATGCTAACAGATTCGTCAGCCCAGAATAGCCCAGCACCAGCTGGTAATTTCAACCCTTTGTTTGTATACCGCTACGATAGTGCCACAAGTTCAGAGGCGAGTGGCGTTAATAATGAGGGACAGAGAATTAATCCAAATATTCCAAAACGATCACTATCCTTGGCGGATCAAAACCGCATTCTCAAACAAGGAGAATTAGCACCTCCGAGGCCACCACTGCCTAAAAGTATATTGCGCAAGTCAATGGATAAAACACGGAAATCCAACGCACATACCAAACGATACAGCATGTTTGAAATGGATGACCTTATCCAAGATCCGGTCGTCTGCATGACCGCAGCCACggaacataaaactaaaagaagaTCTTTACAAGAACCCTACTACTTACAAAACCCTACAGAGTACAGAAAGAACAATGATATAGCTGCTAAGAGATTATCACAACAGTTTCTTGATGCAGCTGAGAAGGACGCCGATTATAATGAATACTATCCAGATGAAGGTGTGGGAACGGAAAGCAGCCTTGAATCTGGAAAATCAAATGAACTGAAGTTCCATAGGCCACATACTCCACCGTTGCCTAAACCAAGAACTAAGAAAATGGAATACACAGAGTTCCCACCTCCCGGCGCACTTATCAGCAGCGCAGATTTACAACAGCTAGAAGAATTCCTAAAGCACAGTGGATTTAACTGTCTTAACATGGATGAGTGGGATCAAAATCAAATGCAAAAGGTAAGAAATCAGGTGACCAAATTCCTCCAAATGAAGCGATCTCAGGAGGAAAATCAAAGGTCCACAGAATCCAGCGGAAGTAGTTGTAACAGTAAGAAATCTGTGAGTTTTGCGCAGAAATCTGAGGCCACCAGGGCCGATGGGCAACCGTCTCAATTAAAACCAACGGAAGAGATAAAAGCCAGTCTAACGACGCCACCTAACTCGCCCAACATATCCGCTGTGATAGCACAGAGGCTGTACCAGGTAACGTTTCATTTGCTAAAGCTACTTCTGCTCACATGCGTCATTAGCCGTTCATTACTGTGAGTATCTTCGGTTCTTGATTTGCtcttacgttttatttttgttatgttatttagGTTCATGTGTATGCAGAACTGTTAGCTTTTATGGATGTGCTATAATTTTATgctaaagctattttttttacgttgcaCACCTTTCTCTTAGCAAGTTGAACACGTTACCTGAGCTTGTCACTCATTAACCATTCGAATGTGATTTGATTTGTTATAAGTTTTTTCCAGCGAAACAAAGATAGAATACGTTATATATTTCTAGGGCAAGAATCTAGCTGAAATTCCAATCTGTGAGGAAGCGGAAGTTAGCCCGGATGAATTTGGAAGTCCCATCCGCCATGATACTAGGGCAAAATATGATGTCATTGATGTGTCACAAAAGAGAGGTAATCTTAAtgaaatgtttaacaaaatgtaaaatagtataattatgtttatagaGTAAcctactttttcattttttttataatacacgtctatttataatgtcaatttatttatattttcagctTTAGTCTCCAACGTGACCGATGCTGTTGAAATGTTAATTCAACATTTCTCGTCTGCTACGGACCAAGCTGAGTTAGCGTTTTTGGGTGACTCCAAAGATTCTCCAGCTTGCGCCAAAATTGCACTCAACGCGCTATGCCCAGCTCTATACGCAATATTCAGGGATGGCCTTAAAGAAAATATCGAAACCTCGTTTGGGGCTGTTAATAACTCTGTATGGCAGATGGTTGAAGCTACTGCGAGGCAAGGTAAAGTATTGGTACAAATTACCCAttctgtacatttttaaaaagttttgatttttaattgacttATTAATTTCTTAACAGGTCCAATAACAAAATCTCTAAACGAGTTGGTTTTGAGAATCAACAGCGAAGATGCAGTCACCGAAGGACTTGTCAAGTTTAACGCTTTCATCCTTGGACTGCTGAAGTAAGTACTTTAACCTTATCCAAAATCAATGGTTCATTTCTACCAAGGCCAGGGCAATTCAGACTAATATGTGTTTATTTCACTTCTAGCGCGCAGTCTGTAGATGCTTGGGTGTCGTATGTTCGAACCCGGGAGTCAGTACTCGCCAAGCACTACAGTCCAGATTCTCTGATCCTCGCCGGTTGTGTGGGAGAGACGCGATGCCGGGCACTGCTAGATACTCTACTTGCCAGCTTGGAACCGCTGAAGCTCTTACCTTTCTCGCTCGATCTCATGTTTGAAATGCGTGAGCTACACAGAAGTTTCAAGAAGATTGAAAGCGACATGCGTGCCGCCAGTCGGGTAAGTTTAGATAACATtcacaaactaaaatatataaaatgacaCTAAAGCTATTCTCCCATGAAATATACCTGAACAATATTCCGTGACTTTCGTGTTCCAAAACCACTATCGCATACTATCAAACAGCCGCCTGCCGAAGCAACATCgctttatttgcattttattgtttactgcATGTGCTTAACTCACAGTTCACGGCGTACAAACGCGATATTTTAGCATTTACTTTCGTGCACAGCTtacataaaatgcaaataaaggAATGGCCGCTCGATCGAAATCGATCTATGACCTTGACAAGGACTGAAACTTAATAAACTAACGTTAGATGGCATGATGCATGATGCTAAAAACATTTGGTGTATTTAACAGCCCACTTCGATTAACACTCCACCACTAACACTGAACCAGCGGAATTTGCTGAAGCTGGTGCGTTCGATGCAGTCGAGCGGACTCTCAAGCGACGACTGCCAAACCAGTGTCATAATGAGACACAAAGAGCCTAAAAACAAAGAGCCATCCACACCTGACCTGCTAAACGATTCAGCGAACGTTAAGACCACTGTTGAAAAGAACAGACCGCGCTCATGCGTCAATCCGTCAGCGATTGGTTATGACATTTGTCCAAATAATAGCAGGATAGAAATGGAAACAAACCGCAGATGGTCCGGGGTACACTTGGGCTCTAAATTAATGCAAGCTTTCGATAGGCTCGTATTTGATGACAGTGATGATTACACAGATAGCCTAGAAAACAATAAGCCTCCCGCTAAGCTCTCCAGCAATGAAGTAAAGGTAAATCGGCGGTGCTTTGTGtggatattatttaaatgttttgtgctTTGACCAAGGTTTTGTTGCGGTCTTCGTTGTCGTTAATTTGCGGGTTGTTTTTGTACGTTGCTTACAGCttctaacattattttgtttacgcTTTGTTCTCTATTGGTTTCACACACGAcatcttttagattttttgcaaaattaatatgtacttgtgtttttgtatgttttgattCCTATTTCTAGTGCCCTTTATATCTATAATTgatataccaattttttttacagttaatcTATTACCTAGTAGTAACTTTCACATAAGACAGTCTTAATGATTGGTCCGACCCTTTACCTTACACCAAAAGCCATAGATACAAGTAGGTATAACATGATTTTGTTTCCACCAGCTGGAGTGCAGCGGGGAGGAGCAATGGCGGCCAGGGTCGGCCAGCAGCGGAGCTAGTGCCAACACTGGTAACGGTAGCGGCAACTCAGGCGGCAAGTTCAGACGCCTGCAGCTTAAATGGGAAATGCTGAGCAATGCGGAAAGCCCAGTCACCCCGTCAGGTAATAGATCTCCTGATACTTTATTCTATAAACCTCTTTATCCAAAACTAACTACTGGGGTAGTATCTTCACTTTCACTAGTAAGCAATTCTTCAAAACGACGATATTGTcgaaaatatcttaaaactgCCAAAAATGTACCTACCAACTTCTAAATAGGCTAAACAGAATACAATTCGAAGAACAGTCCCTGTttacgtaatatatttttgcgaaaaCAATCAACAGCTGTGTAAACTCTGTCATCTGTTTGACGTCAGCAGACCTTATAAGTATTGTGGATAGAActtgtatatttatgtatgtccTTGTTTACAGGAGAGACATCTCCGGCAGCGGCGCGAGGCTCGAAGATCCCTCGGCCCGTGTCCTCACCAGTGAGGCCAGTGGCTCCTACTCTGCAGTCTCCAGCTAAGAATGCTCATAGGTAAGGAAAACTCTATGCATCGATCTGGGCATTCATTTCCGTTTGATAGACCATGTATGATTTATCGTAGTATCCTGTGGCAAAGCCAGTAGTAGtgctgacaaaaaaataatataaaaaaatattattttaaaaagtataataaatacttaataatattaagaaacattacatacatttctttttctatCGGAAATAACTAATGCGAATCGACAACAATAATCTTTCTCCCACCTCTACTACAAGCCTTTTTTCTCTCTCATCAGGGGTATTCCAGTCCCAGTTCGCAAGGGTACATCACCTACCACAACAACTCCGAGAGCTTCCACAGCGCCCGCGCGAGGCGCCACTGCGACCAAGAAACCGCCGCAAGCTGCCAACAGGTATCAACATTTTAACACATTTAACCTATATATCACAAGAATTTATCATACAACGTAATACTGGCAATTTTCTTCAGCCATTACAATAAATTTACGACTTATTTTTTACACTTCAAGGCTAAAATGAACACATATTTATCTCGGGTGGCggcatttatttatgttttcttttttcgtgaaatgctttaatattatttttcgcaccgctattatattattatgcttatATCGCACTATCTTCAGAACTTTACCCGAGATGACGGCGAAGAGGCCAATAGCGAAGCCAAGAATACAAAACGATCCAGTTTCTAGATACCCTACTGATAAGAGAATACCGTATGTACTGGTTGGGAATTAACTTGTGACTAACAATGTCATCGTTAAGAATAATAGCCTCACAAATATTAATAGCATGTGCATGTAGGTTTATGCTAAAGATAATCTACGAGAAAAATGTATTCCAGAAATTATCAAAGAATTTTTGGCAGTATATTCTACTACATTTTAACGAACATAATatcgatttaaattattgtttgaataaCCACTTTCGTACCCTCACGATTCTAATTTATTGCAATGTTTACTATGCTTTTCCTTAACAGCACACAA
This sequence is a window from Trichoplusia ni isolate ovarian cell line Hi5 chromosome 8, tn1, whole genome shotgun sequence. Protein-coding genes within it:
- the LOC113496438 gene encoding uncharacterized protein LOC113496438 isoform X8, whose product is MGVTEYDWDSYNGYYSGEESVGSINTMSICKSELLFSPVKEGGHGVHFSVDSLDCELPSEQDLILTCQANKDNYTIAFEGSLTTYSEDSECVEPAVNQKHDKLGEEDTLVLDNDERTRRNLELLERCKKLTNKLTTSMARSDLGLTTWSKLKKQTSQSPLRRHPSGNNNEGSHEATDATDDNMSNSVIKSQSLPNLYRRKLMSSSINSAALSNSTVDSFTVNQRLTGNPMCMKVYDVSQHRSTQGSQHSEPMSTSSTENQTSSDKSQPKQTFSLVKLFMKQKSMSNDGIVSMEQLDRSECWPSSSGGESGESMGEQKLSDSKTAISERPQIDIPASEVEETSSVVYEEIPSSINPYNNRVYDEVLIEEEETGDGVKLSDSESSNLYATVSKPHVKRTNLNVVNSPSRMRSNRKSCSSQSSATSVSISSCSESDGTQITRMNRLLQREQCDNKSTSTHLGSDTIDKSIQTSSMQVSSVSQRELFKIVEPSFLEKLKEGDCEKPVFVLYPNYTLPDISFLNGRPNIYLNPLKVNVSPRSNESKRNRLQVKGKRPFSCNDLEALKKKGLGHIRDWDSLNFLLPMECKQLLSEVPELMHHVKDKEVAPKCNDKFCSAAPSSRSKNRPMSCDCNNLAGNTTAVSSSSSTATQPSSGYRGSSTMLTDSSAQNSPAPAGNFNPLFVYRYDSATSSEASGVNNEGQRINPNIPKRSLSLADQNRILKQGELAPPRPPLPKSILRKSMDKTRKSNAHTKRYSMFEMDDLIQDPVVCMTAATEHKTKRRSLQEPYYLQNPTEYRKNNDIAAKRLSQQFLDAAEKDADYNEYYPDEGVGTESSLESGKSNELKFHRPHTPPLPKPRTKKMEYTEFPPPGALISSADLQQLEEFLKHSGFNCLNMDEWDQNQMQKVRNQVTKFLQMKRSQEENQRSTESSGSSCNSKKSVSFAQKSEATRADGQPSQLKPTEEIKASLTTPPNSPNISAVIAQRLYQGKNLAEIPICEEAEVSPDEFGSPIRHDTRAKYDVIDVSQKRALVSNVTDAVEMLIQHFSSATDQAELAFLGDSKDSPACAKIALNALCPALYAIFRDGLKENIETSFGAVNNSVWQMVEATARQGPITKSLNELVLRINSEDAVTEGLVKFNAFILGLLNAQSVDAWVSYVRTRESVLAKHYSPDSLILAGCVGETRCRALLDTLLASLEPLKLLPFSLDLMFEMRELHRSFKKIESDMRAASRPTSINTPPLTLNQRNLLKLVRSMQSSGLSSDDCQTSVIMRHKEPKNKEPSTPDLLNDSANVKTTVEKNRPRSCVNPSAIGYDICPNNSRIEMETNRRWSGVHLGSKLMQAFDRLVFDDSDDYTDSLENNKPPAKLSSNEVKLECSGEEQWRPGSASSGASANTGNGSGNSGGKFRRLQLKWEMLSNAESPVTPSGETSPAAARGSKIPRPVSSPVRPVAPTLQSPAKNAHRGIPVPVRKGTSPTTTTPRASTAPARGATATKKPPQAANRTLPEMTAKRPIAKPRIQNDPVSRYPTDKRIPTSRVDGAGPGSGGGAPRPASLPYGRTPPPAAPRRAASSSAARNHHSNTHKHKYVRTLWHRLPSDSGHLAFNEGERLRLILEVDDQYLLCCRGEQKGLVPRDAVLLEDF